A region from the Benincasa hispida cultivar B227 chromosome 8, ASM972705v1, whole genome shotgun sequence genome encodes:
- the LOC120082435 gene encoding glucan endo-1,3-beta-glucosidase 5, translated as MSAPRFQSAFLYLILLFGSSLVVESAIGVNWGTISFHKLKPTTVVDLLKSNRIQKVKLFEADPSVLKALMGTGIQVMVGIPNEMLASLSSSSLASDLWVRQNLSSYVVKGGVDIRYVAVGNEPFLNSYNGQYQSYIMPALLNLQQSLAKANLASYVKLVVPCNADAYESSLPSQGAFRPELTQIMTQLVSFLNSNGSPFVVNIYPFLSLYGNSDFPQDYAFFEGTTHAVTDGSNVYYNAFDGNYDTLVSALTKIGYGQMPIVIGEVGWPTDGAMGANITAARVFNQGLINHVLGNKGTPLRPAAPPMDVYLFSLLDEGAKSVLPGNFERHWGIFSFDGQAKYPLNLGLGNKVLKNAKHVEYLPSRWCVANPFRDLTDVTNHIKLACSIADCSTLNYGGSCNGIGAKGNISYAFNSYYQLHMQNEKSCEFDGLGMITFLDPSIGECRFLVGVTDSRSLCSRPSSASALAWVSILWFFWTLVL; from the exons ATGTCGGCGCCTAGATTCCAATCAGCCTTCCTCTATTTGATTCTTCTTTTCGGTTCATCTTTGGTGGTGGAATCCGCCATTGGAGTGAACTGGGGCACCATTTCGTTCCACAAGTTGAAGCCCACCACCGTCGTTGATCTCTTGAAAAGCAACAGGATTCAGAAAGTGAAACTGTTTGAAGCAGACCCGAGTGTGCTCAAGGCTTTAATGGGAACTGGGATCCAAGTTATGGTTGGAATCCCTAATGAGATGCTCGCTTCTTTGAGCTCGTCTTCACTTGCCTCTGATCTATGGGTTCGTCAGAATTTGTCTTCGTATGTTGTTAAAGGGGGCGTCGACATCAG GTACGTTGCAGTAGGAAATGAGCCGTTTCTCAACAGTTACAATGGACAGTATCAGTCGTACATCATGCCTGCTTTGCTCAATTTACAACAATCTTTAGCAAAAGCAAATCTTGCAAGCTATGTGAAGTTAGTTGTACCTTGCAATGCTGATGCATATGAATCTTCGCTTCCTTCCCAAGGAGCATTCAGGCCTGAATTGACTCAAATTATGACTCAACTTGTTTCATTTCTCAACTCAAATGGCTCCCCATTTGTTGTAAACATCTATCCATTTTTGAGCCTCTATGGGAACTCCGACTTCCCACAAGACTACGCATTTTTTGAAGGGACGACTCATGCTGTTACAGATGGAAGTAATGTTTACTATAATGCATTCGATGGAAACTACGACACTTTGGTATCAGCTCTCACTAAAATTGGCTATGGACAGATGCCAATTGTGATAGGGGAGGTCGGTTGGCCCACGGATGGAGCCATGGGTGCAAATATCACAGCTGCGAGAGTCTTCAACCAAGGTCTGATTAATCATGTCCTAGGCAACAAAGGAACCCCTTTGAGGCCAGCTGCGCCACCCATGGACGTCTATCTTTTCAGCCTACTCGATGAAGGGGCAAAGAGTGTACTTCCAGGAAATTTTGAGAGGCACTGGGGTATCTTCTCTTTTGATGGCCAGGCTAAGTATCCTCTAAACCTTGGTTTGGGTAATAAGGTACTGAAAAATGCAAAACATGTGGAGTATCTTCCCTCTAGATGGTGCGTTGCGAATCCATTCAGGGATTTAACGGACGTGACAAATCACATAAAGCTAGCCTGCAGCATTGCGGATTGCTCGACACTCAACTATGGAGGGTCATGCAATGGTATTGGTGCGAAAGGGAATATCTCATATGCATTTAACAGCTACTATCAGCTACACATGCAGAATGAGAAGAGCTGTGAGTTTGACGGCCTTGGTATGATCACGTTCCTTGATCCCTCCATTGGCGAGTGTAGGTTCCTTGTTGGTGTCACTGACAGTCGGTCGCTCTGTTCTCGACCATCAAGTGCGTCGGCGCTCGCTTGGGTATCAATATTATGGTTTTTCTGGACTCTTGTATTATGA